In the Candidatus Tisiphia endosymbiont of Melanophora roralis genome, CATATTACTCGCATCCAATAGAGGTGGCTTATATGGTTGCCCAGTACACAGCCCTAGAAATTCCACGATTGTTTAGAACCGACATTATTGTGACTGCGTTACTACACGACACCATTGAAGATACACCACTTACCGAAAAGATGATTGCCTATATTTTTGGCAGTCAAGTGGCTAGTCAAGTGCAAGACTTAACTAGGGTTAAACCTCATGGCAAGATTAGCTCGGCAGAAACACTAGATTTATTAATTCAGCAAAAAAAACATGATGTAGCACTGATTAAACTTTTTGATCGGATTCATAATTTAGAAACTGTTGGTGTAAAATCTCCTGAAAAAATTAAGAAGATTATAGAAGAGACTTTTAAAAGTTTTATAACTGTCAGCATGTATTGTGGAACAACACAACTAGAAAACATATTAACTGCTTTATGTTACAAACATTTATCAATT is a window encoding:
- a CDS encoding HD domain-containing protein, which translates into the protein MEDINYWDNSKYQYCAYAERLLRELILLNKKVKQPIDMYEVKKGIYYAKKYHGSQMRQSGEPYYSHPIEVAYMVAQYTALEIPRLFRTDIIVTALLHDTIEDTPLTEKMIAYIFGSQVASQVQDLTRVKPHGKISSAETLDLLIQQKKHDVALIKLFDRIHNLETVGVKSPEKIKKIIEETFKSFITVSMYCGTTQLENILTALCYKHLSITESPLDPIKISRHKYQLPSLTSENDAKQK